A window of Kyrpidia spormannii genomic DNA:
GTCAGTGTGCAGGAAAGGAGACACACGGCAGTGGAAAAGTATGTGCGGATCACGGGGAAGCGTCAAGTGACGATTCCAAAGGAGTTCTTTGATCAGCTTGGCATGGGAAACATTCTGCGTGCGTATATCGAGCGAGGGCGTCTTGTGCTGGAACCGGTTCGGGTGGAAGATCCGATGGACTTTTCGCAGGAAATTATCAACGACTTGGCTGACGAAGGTTTGACTGGTGAGGAATTAAAAAGGGAGTTTGCGCGGCGTCGGGAGGGCCTGTTGGCGGCCATGAAGGAAGTGATTGCAGAAGCCCGCAAGGAGGCGCTGGACGGCTCAGAGACGGACGGGGACGCCTTTATGGAAGAGTTGATCAAAGGCGATGAGTGAGTACCGGTACAAGTTGTCGTCAAGAGCAAAGCAGGTATTGAAGAAAATCAAGGACAAGGCACTGCTTCGCCGATACCAGGCGACGATGCGAGATATCTGCGAAAGGCCGTTTGAGGGAGACCCAAAAGTTGGCGATTTGGACGGACTTTTTACTGTTGGGTTTCGATACGTGGATGGCGAACACCGTGTGGCTTACACGGTCGTCGAAGACGGGGACACAGAGCCTTTTGTTCTCATTTTGCTTGTTGGGACGCGGGAGAATTTCTATGAGGAATTAAAACGAATATGGAAAGGGCTGTAACTTAAGCCGCGATGAGACGATGTTCCTGGCCTTTGCATTGGTATTGGTCTACATGAGTAGGCGGAATCCGACCGGGTACGACTCGCGTTCGCGTTTCACATGCGCTTCACGAAGTGTACGCGAGAGGAAGCATTTTCAGAGATTGTCGAGTTGATCCAGTATTTGCCCAATCGCGATGATCAAAACTATCTAGCGGCACTGATTCTGGGATTCAGCAGTCGAATTTTGACAAAAGAACAGACGGAGCGCCTAAAGGGGGTGTTTTGAGCAGATGCTGAGACGGGGTGCGTCGGTAACGGACATCGTGAAGCTTACGGGAATGCCGGAGAAAGAGGTTGAGGCGATTCGGAGGGAAGCGCTGCAGTGAAAAAGAAGTGTTTGTGAGCTCCCCCACCAACTTTTACAGCTTTCCGGCGGAAAAACCTACTTCTTTGGCGGTGGGTTTTCTCGCCGGAAAGCTATAATTTCACCCCACGCCCAGCCACATATGCGTTTACATCCCGCTCGAATTCCTTCAGGAATCCCCACCCGCGAACTTTTGGTTTTGTCAGCGAACGGTCATAAAACCTGACCACAATCTTCTTGTTGTCCAACTCCTCAACCGCTTCCGGGCCCAAACGCTTGCGCAGGTAGTCCAGCACCCACCCCCGTGGTACAAGTTCCTCAAACCGGGCCGCGAGACGCAGCACCTTTTCTTTGGTCTGTAACGTTTGGCTGGTGTTCTGCACCCGGTAATACAGCTTATTTGGGCGGTACAAAAACGCCGGCTCGCCCAGGAAGGCGTTCCACGAGTCCCCCATCCACAGTTCCCGGATTGCCGGCAGACGCGCCACGTCCTTGCATACCGCGAGCAACGCCTCTGTTCGAGCCGCATTGACCGCCGGATCTTTTGTCCGGTAAAACTTTAAACGGTCGTACTCGATCAGGCGCATATAAGCAAAACTGATGATAAGAGAGACCCAGTACTTTCCGACGGTGACGGCGGAATTGACGAAATCGGCGGCAAACATCAAGGAGTCCTTCACCAGCCTGTGGCCTTTGACGATTTGCTCCAGCGCCTCCGGCGTCTCAATGTCTTCTAGATAATCTTTTTCCTCTTCCGTCTTCGCCAACAGGTTGGGCACCGTGCTGTTGCTGAGCAGCTTCACCGTCCCCCAGTGTTTCATGAGCGTCTGCGCCACGGCGATGCCGACGTCCTTGTAGGGCTCTTCCAGATAAGATCCCCAATAGGTATACATCAGCCTTCGATAATCGCGATCAGAGCTCATTAGCCATTCCCCCCACCGTTTTTTTCTTTTTGCTCATTTTTGTCTTGTGACATTTTGTGGATCTTGATCGAAAAATTGCGTTCATCATACGTCTGTTTGGAAACATCTTCAAGTTGCTTGCGATTTTTGCGCATAGCAGATGGAAGATTGTACCGCGTGAGCCTCTGCCCTCACTGGACGCATGAAAACGGGTGTGCTAGAATTTCCTTGAAATGGCGGGACGGGCAAAAACCTCTTCCTCCCGCGAGTGGTGGCTTGGCCCTCGTCTTTTTTGCCGGAGCGAGGGCTTTTCTCTTTTGCATGCTGGGACAAGTTTTTCTACCAAAAGTCTCCTTCTCTCACGAGAGAACCATAGCCAAGATAACCTGCCTTTGCTGCTTTCTTCGTACGTATAGCCTCCAACTGGAAAAATACGCCTGGAGAACACGCCCAAGGCCAACCCTTCATGTTGGAGCCGTTTTTGGTTGCCTTCGATTTTTAGGTCTGTCGGAGGTAAGGAATCAAACCGGTCGAGGGCGAGATTAATTTTTACGGTTGTCAAACAACCGGATGGCAAGTTTCTTATTACCGGTGTCCAGGACCCATCCAAATATCCGAAGAATTGAGGATGGGCCCCCTTTCTACATACCACCTCTGTAAGAGGTGGAGTGTAAAGGGGGTGATGTGGAAATGAAAAGGATAATTTTTGCAACTGTGGCTATTGGAGGATTTTTGTGTCTATCTTCTGTCCCAACGTTAGCTGATACAGCCGATTTTAATGTTAAGTATGATGAGATTAGAAATACAAATTTTTATCAATCCGCTAACACCGACGGCTCAACGACCTACACCTCAGTCACCACGGTCCAACAAGTCGCTCAAGGTACCGGTCAAGCCCGAGATTCTGGCGGATCCAGTTCGAGCCCAAGGTCCAATCCAACTTCAAATTCAAGTTCACAACGCCAAACCACACCAGGGAGTTCCAATGACTCCCCTTCCATCACGCCTGGGACCGGGGTTCCTGGAAGTTGGAACGGTCAAGCTGGAGGATCTTATGGGGGGAATGGATCAGGACCAGGACCGGACGAAGCGTTTTTGGATGGATTGACGGCTTTCAATCAATTGCCTGGCACCAATCAATCGGATTATTGGAATGTGACCGCACCGGATACAATTCGGTATATTCCCCCGGACTCTGTTTCCGGGACGAGTCAACTGAACCACACCCAGACTCCTGACAAACAGACGGAGACTCCTATTGATAACATGACAACTTCGGACGGACTGGAGATTCGGAATTATACCCCATTGTATTGGGACTGGAAATTCCAAAATGTCACGGACGGAAATCTGATTACCAAGATGCAGCAGCCGCTCTATTCCATCGATCAATACTTTGGGGATCCAGGCCACTGGTATGTGTACTATCATGAATATGCCCGGTGGGAAACTGGATACTGGGAGGAAACAGACAACGGTCGCGTGTGGCATCATGTGAGTTGGGAAGAGGGGTATCTTTATTCGTGGAGGTATCTGACGGACTTCTACCTGTCCGAGTGGGAGATCAGGAAGACATGGACAGTTCCAAGCGGAGTGCAGGAACACAGGTTGGACGTGGAAACTGTGCAACAAGTGGCGAAATAATGATTTGAGCGGAGGCCCAGAACAAGTTAAAAGGGCCTCCGCGCTGTTTTTTATGACCAAAGTGGTGGGTGTATGGAAATCATGCTGGCCGATTGATTTTGAATGATACGACACCGCCGATTTGTTCTTTCCTGCCTCCGAATGTGATCATCCACTCGTTGTCCGCCGCTCCCTCGTTGCGGATTCTGCAGAGCGCAGCCACCGCCCGAGTGACTGCTCCCCCGCC
This region includes:
- a CDS encoding AbrB/MazE/SpoVT family DNA-binding domain-containing protein, yielding MTKSAYAVSVQERRHTAVEKYVRITGKRQVTIPKEFFDQLGMGNILRAYIERGRLVLEPVRVEDPMDFSQEIINDLADEGLTGEELKREFARRREGLLAAMKEVIAEARKEALDGSETDGDAFMEELIKGDE
- a CDS encoding type II toxin-antitoxin system RelE/ParE family toxin, with product MSEYRYKLSSRAKQVLKKIKDKALLRRYQATMRDICERPFEGDPKVGDLDGLFTVGFRYVDGEHRVAYTVVEDGDTEPFVLILLVGTRENFYEELKRIWKGL